One Synergistota bacterium genomic window carries:
- a CDS encoding endonuclease III, with translation MSLRDLLLKKASLNGVFSSSISEDPFEIAIATVLSQNTSDLNAIKAFNLMRDTLSGKITPRKIISLSQNELERLISPSGLKRAKARTIRNLAEAVIKRWEGDMRNLLKEDNPREALLSIKGIGFKTADVILLHLGYENTFAIDRHIGRILKRFGIAEQKDGYEFMKVKLMELFPPGERLRAHKLLISIGRRFCRPRNPECGSCPLREECRKYS, from the coding sequence ATGAGCCTAAGAGACCTTCTTCTTAAAAAGGCAAGCTTAAATGGTGTTTTTTCAAGTTCTATCTCGGAGGATCCATTTGAGATTGCGATAGCCACCGTGCTGTCTCAAAATACGTCTGATTTGAATGCTATAAAGGCTTTTAATCTGATGAGAGATACATTAAGTGGAAAGATAACGCCTCGAAAGATTATATCCCTATCACAGAACGAGCTGGAAAGGCTTATATCACCCTCGGGTCTTAAGCGTGCTAAAGCGAGGACGATTAGGAACCTTGCAGAGGCGGTTATTAAAAGATGGGAAGGAGATATGCGAAATCTTCTTAAAGAGGATAATCCTCGAGAGGCTTTGCTTTCCATAAAGGGAATAGGTTTCAAAACTGCGGATGTTATTTTATTACATCTTGGTTATGAGAACACTTTTGCAATAGATAGGCACATAGGCAGAATCTTAAAAAGATTTGGTATTGCAGAACAGAAAGATGGATACGAATTTATGAAAGTAAAACTAATGGAGCTTTTCCCCCCGGGTGAGAGATTGCGAGCTCATAAGCTACTTATATCAATAGGAAGGCGATTTTGCAGACCTCGAAATCCGGAGTGTGGCTCATGCCCTCTCCGGGAGGAGTGCCGAAAATATTCTTGA
- a CDS encoding Glu/Leu/Phe/Val dehydrogenase has product MCEQKPNPFENVLRQMEAARPYLEDVSDDLFEALKYPREVLVMHLPVKMDDGKIKVFKAYRSHHNNACGPYKGGVRYHPEVTLEEVMALSAWMTWKCSTVGIPYGGGKGGIACNPKEMSQSELERLSRAYSLAISRFVGVDYDIPAPDVYTNPQVMAWFVDTYEKVKGWSEPGVYTGKPIIIGGSEGRGDATSRGGAFVTREAMKVLGIKEGATCAIQGYGNAGSFAHKLYTELLGVKVVAVSDSKGGIYNPRGLDYEKVKEVKTKTGSVVNYEDADKITNEELLELEVDVLVPAALENVITKENADKIRAKVISELANGPVTPDADKILFDKGIICLPDILTNAGGVTVSYFEWVQGRMGYWWSVERVHEELDKIMTKAFHDVYNIHKKHNIDMRTAAYVLSIGRVAEAMKVRGIWP; this is encoded by the coding sequence ATGTGTGAGCAGAAACCCAATCCATTTGAGAATGTCCTAAGGCAGATGGAGGCTGCGAGACCTTATCTTGAGGATGTGAGCGATGATCTCTTCGAGGCTCTCAAATATCCAAGAGAGGTTCTTGTGATGCACCTACCGGTTAAAATGGACGATGGTAAGATAAAGGTCTTCAAGGCCTATCGTTCCCATCATAACAACGCCTGCGGTCCGTACAAGGGAGGAGTTCGCTATCATCCCGAGGTTACGCTTGAAGAGGTTATGGCTCTCTCCGCGTGGATGACTTGGAAGTGTTCTACTGTTGGTATTCCCTACGGTGGCGGGAAGGGCGGTATCGCATGTAATCCTAAGGAGATGTCTCAGTCCGAGCTTGAAAGGTTGAGCAGAGCTTACTCTCTCGCTATATCCCGTTTCGTTGGCGTTGATTATGATATTCCCGCACCTGATGTTTACACCAATCCTCAGGTTATGGCTTGGTTCGTCGATACTTATGAGAAGGTTAAGGGTTGGAGCGAGCCCGGGGTTTACACCGGTAAGCCGATCATCATTGGTGGTTCTGAGGGGAGAGGAGATGCGACCTCGAGAGGCGGAGCTTTCGTTACCAGAGAGGCTATGAAGGTCCTTGGCATTAAGGAAGGCGCTACCTGTGCCATTCAGGGATATGGTAATGCTGGTTCCTTTGCTCACAAGCTTTATACGGAGCTTCTTGGCGTGAAAGTTGTTGCGGTCAGCGACTCCAAGGGTGGCATTTACAATCCGAGGGGGCTTGACTACGAGAAAGTGAAGGAGGTCAAGACCAAGACCGGATCCGTCGTTAATTACGAGGATGCTGACAAGATAACCAACGAGGAGCTTCTTGAGCTTGAGGTTGATGTTCTTGTGCCCGCAGCTCTCGAGAACGTTATAACCAAGGAGAATGCCGATAAGATAAGAGCCAAGGTTATATCCGAACTTGCTAACGGTCCCGTGACCCCGGATGCAGATAAGATTCTATTCGATAAGGGTATAATCTGCTTGCCCGATATACTTACCAATGCTGGTGGTGTTACCGTTTCTTACTTTGAGTGGGTCCAGGGAAGAATGGGATACTGGTGGAGCGTTGAGAGAGTTCACGAGGAGCTCGATAAGATAATGACCAAGGCGTTCCATGATGTTTACAACATTCATAAGAAGCACAACATAGATATGAGAACCGCTGCGTATGTTCTCTCCATAGGGAGAGTTGCTGAGGCTATGAAGGTTAGGGGAATCTGGCCCTAA
- a CDS encoding 4Fe-4S binding protein, whose protein sequence is MAAKFSVKINEKWCKGCGICIAFCPKGVLILGERLKAEVKYQEKCIGCKMCEYYCPDFAITVEEAGESG, encoded by the coding sequence TTGGCTGCGAAATTTTCCGTTAAGATAAACGAGAAGTGGTGTAAGGGATGCGGGATATGTATAGCTTTCTGTCCTAAAGGGGTTTTGATTTTGGGAGAGAGGCTCAAAGCGGAGGTTAAGTATCAGGAGAAGTGTATAGGATGCAAGATGTGTGAATACTATTGTCCCGATTTTGCTATAACCGTTGAGGAGGCGGGAGAAAGTGGGTAA
- the dhaK gene encoding dihydroxyacetone kinase subunit DhaK, which translates to MKKLINKPEDVVKESLEGLGLAWPELVKVNFGPNFVYRADAPVKDKVAIVSGGGSGHEPMHAGFVGMGMLDAACPGEVFTSPTPDQMYEAAKKVHGGAGVLFIVKNYSGDVMNFDMAADMLRSEGIEVESVIIDDDVAVENSLYTQGRRGVGTTVLAEKICGAAAEKGYDLKKLADLCRKVNGWGRSMGMALTPCTVPAAGKPTFELAEDEMEIGIGIHGEPGRQRMKLKSADEITEMLAEAVIEDLPFKAGDEVLAFVNSMGGTPDIELYIVYRKLHQILEGKGIKIARKLIGRYITSLEMQGVSITLLKLDDELKELWDAPVKTPALRWGV; encoded by the coding sequence TTGAAGAAGCTGATCAACAAGCCGGAGGATGTAGTAAAGGAGTCATTGGAGGGATTGGGGTTAGCCTGGCCCGAGCTCGTTAAGGTAAACTTTGGACCTAACTTCGTCTATCGTGCGGATGCTCCCGTTAAGGATAAGGTCGCTATAGTTTCCGGTGGAGGCAGCGGACATGAGCCCATGCATGCCGGCTTTGTTGGCATGGGAATGCTCGATGCTGCTTGCCCTGGCGAGGTCTTCACCTCACCGACGCCGGATCAGATGTATGAGGCTGCTAAGAAGGTTCATGGTGGTGCTGGGGTACTCTTCATCGTTAAGAATTATAGTGGGGACGTTATGAATTTCGATATGGCAGCTGACATGCTTAGGTCAGAGGGCATAGAAGTGGAGAGCGTGATAATTGATGATGATGTAGCGGTGGAGAACAGCCTCTACACGCAGGGAAGGCGTGGCGTTGGAACGACCGTGCTTGCTGAAAAGATATGCGGAGCTGCAGCTGAAAAGGGGTATGATCTTAAGAAGCTAGCAGATCTTTGTCGTAAGGTGAACGGCTGGGGTAGAAGCATGGGTATGGCGCTTACTCCCTGTACGGTTCCAGCTGCTGGTAAGCCCACTTTTGAGCTTGCTGAGGATGAGATGGAGATAGGCATAGGGATTCATGGTGAACCGGGTCGTCAAAGGATGAAATTGAAGAGCGCAGACGAGATTACTGAGATGCTCGCTGAGGCGGTTATAGAGGACCTTCCGTTTAAAGCTGGAGATGAGGTTCTTGCGTTTGTTAATAGTATGGGAGGAACTCCTGATATAGAGCTCTATATAGTTTACAGGAAGCTTCATCAGATCCTTGAGGGTAAGGGCATAAAGATAGCGAGGAAGCTTATAGGACGCTACATAACTTCACTTGAAATGCAAGGCGTTTCTATCACCCTACTTAAACTCGACGATGAGCTTAAGGAGCTTTGGGATGCTCCTGTAAAGACACCAGCTTTGCGTTGGGGTGTATAG
- a CDS encoding 2-oxoacid:acceptor oxidoreductase family protein, translated as MIERFEIRLTGSGGQGMILAGIILGEAAALYEGKNAVQTQSYGPEARGGASRSEVVISDHEIDYPKVTSPDITLVLTQEAADKYGGDLKKGGVLVADSFFVQKLPQVKGKILHLPIIKTTIEKLGKPLFANILALGIICALMENVVSKDSFKKAILDRVPKGTEEKNMEAFGIGYEMGKKALSSLS; from the coding sequence ATGATAGAGCGGTTTGAGATAAGGCTTACCGGTTCTGGGGGACAAGGCATGATACTCGCGGGCATAATTCTTGGAGAGGCGGCTGCTCTCTATGAGGGGAAAAATGCAGTTCAAACGCAGTCTTATGGCCCGGAGGCAAGGGGAGGAGCAAGCAGATCTGAGGTAGTAATAAGCGATCATGAGATAGACTATCCTAAGGTTACCTCTCCTGATATTACGCTTGTTTTAACTCAAGAGGCGGCGGATAAATATGGTGGTGATCTTAAGAAGGGGGGAGTGCTTGTTGCTGATAGCTTCTTTGTACAGAAACTGCCTCAGGTTAAGGGGAAGATCCTTCACTTGCCTATAATAAAGACGACCATAGAGAAGCTTGGTAAGCCTCTCTTCGCCAATATACTTGCTCTTGGCATAATATGTGCCTTAATGGAGAACGTGGTTAGCAAGGATTCGTTTAAGAAAGCCATCCTTGACAGGGTTCCCAAGGGAACGGAGGAGAAGAACATGGAGGCTTTCGGAATAGGATACGAAATGGGTAAGAAAGCCTTATCTTCTTTAAGTTGA
- the dhaL gene encoding dihydroxyacetone kinase subunit L, whose translation MAITKEDVLKFLQKAAELLKQNKDYLTELDSAIGDADHGINMDRGFTKIMSSLDGVKDKDIGTILRSCAMALVSSVGGASGPLYGTAFMYAAKVLDKKEEITPEELYQALKAALEGIQMRGKATEGEKTMIDAIAPALRAFEEKLKSGASLREMLEAAVSAAEDGMKKTIPMKATKGRASYLGDRSIGHQDPGATSSYLLFKAMLEVEKEKGG comes from the coding sequence ATGGCGATAACCAAGGAAGATGTACTAAAATTTCTACAAAAGGCTGCAGAGCTTCTTAAGCAAAATAAGGATTATCTCACGGAGCTTGATTCCGCTATAGGGGATGCCGATCACGGTATAAACATGGATAGAGGTTTCACAAAGATTATGAGTAGTTTAGATGGAGTTAAGGATAAGGATATAGGCACTATCTTGAGAAGCTGTGCTATGGCGCTTGTTTCAAGCGTTGGAGGAGCCTCAGGGCCCCTTTACGGTACAGCCTTTATGTATGCTGCTAAGGTTCTTGACAAGAAGGAGGAAATAACGCCGGAGGAGCTCTATCAGGCACTAAAGGCTGCTTTAGAAGGTATACAGATGAGGGGCAAGGCTACCGAGGGAGAAAAGACGATGATAGACGCTATAGCACCTGCCTTGAGAGCCTTCGAGGAAAAGCTTAAAAGTGGAGCTTCATTAAGAGAAATGCTTGAAGCTGCCGTTAGTGCTGCTGAGGATGGGATGAAAAAAACCATTCCTATGAAGGCTACGAAGGGAAGAGCGAGCTATCTTGGAGATAGAAGCATTGGGCATCAGGATCCAGGAGCTACATCTTCCTATCTGCTTTTTAAAGCTATGCTTGAGGTTGAAAAGGAGAAAGGGGGATAA
- a CDS encoding 2-oxoacid:ferredoxin oxidoreductase subunit beta, with amino-acid sequence MPRENIMRFIRTRFFPHIFCPGCGHGIAVHAMLRAIDSLGYNPQDIMVTSGIGCSGRIPGYINANTLHTTHGRSLAFATGVKLAKPNLKIIAVMGDGDCAAIGGNHFIHAARRNIDITAIVLNNYIYGMTGGQVSPTTPHGAKATTAPYGFIEQQFDLCKLASAAGAVYVARTTVYHVAQVERYIRKAIQKKGFAFVEVVSPCPTQFGRRNKIGDAVKMMQWLKENSIPLSKAKRMSPEELENKIVIGEFADRDAPEYTELYGELRNRIRGEGA; translated from the coding sequence ATGCCGCGCGAGAACATTATGCGTTTTATAAGAACGAGGTTTTTCCCTCATATATTCTGTCCGGGATGTGGGCATGGCATCGCGGTTCACGCGATGCTGAGGGCTATAGATTCTCTTGGCTATAATCCTCAGGATATAATGGTTACTTCTGGAATAGGATGTTCTGGTAGAATACCAGGCTATATTAACGCTAATACCCTACACACCACGCATGGAAGATCTCTCGCTTTTGCTACTGGTGTTAAGCTTGCTAAGCCTAATCTTAAGATAATAGCGGTCATGGGAGACGGAGATTGCGCTGCGATAGGAGGAAATCACTTCATACATGCTGCAAGGAGGAATATCGATATTACCGCGATCGTTTTAAATAACTATATATATGGCATGACGGGAGGGCAGGTCTCTCCAACTACGCCTCATGGAGCTAAGGCGACGACTGCGCCTTATGGATTTATAGAACAGCAATTTGATCTTTGTAAGCTTGCTTCCGCTGCTGGTGCCGTTTATGTTGCGAGAACGACGGTTTATCATGTAGCACAGGTTGAGCGCTATATTAGAAAAGCCATACAGAAGAAAGGATTTGCCTTTGTGGAAGTGGTTTCGCCTTGTCCAACGCAGTTTGGTAGAAGAAACAAGATAGGAGATGCAGTTAAAATGATGCAGTGGCTTAAGGAGAATAGCATTCCTCTCTCAAAAGCAAAGAGGATGTCTCCCGAGGAACTTGAAAACAAGATAGTCATAGGGGAATTCGCCGATAGAGATGCTCCAGAGTATACGGAGCTTTATGGGGAACTGCGCAACCGGATTAGAGGGGAGGGGGCGTAG
- a CDS encoding aquaporin family protein: MKRNSLGGELAAEFFGTFLLVLLGDGVVAHVGLAPRLASVAYNWNTIAFGWGFAVFLAVYAAGGVSGAHINPAVTFALAVKRGFSWAKVIPYWIAQTAGGFVGGLGVYLVYYDGLKATGMPNVWCTGPGSVFEKAFWGAVSTAKAVASYSLANATIAEIFGTAVLLIGVMAVLDERNLGAKANMGPLLVGFVVLTVGLTLGGPSGYAINPARDLGPRLFGALVGTKGLFSGPYWIVAPIIGPLIGGPLGVILYDLFITPFLPEKKEGEQGGE, encoded by the coding sequence ATGAAACGGAACTCGCTGGGTGGAGAACTGGCAGCGGAATTCTTCGGAACGTTTCTTTTGGTTCTCTTGGGAGATGGCGTCGTGGCTCATGTTGGACTCGCACCGAGATTGGCATCGGTCGCGTATAACTGGAATACCATAGCCTTTGGATGGGGATTCGCGGTCTTTCTTGCCGTCTATGCTGCTGGGGGAGTTTCAGGTGCTCACATCAATCCCGCGGTTACGTTTGCGCTTGCCGTTAAGAGGGGCTTCTCATGGGCTAAGGTTATACCTTATTGGATAGCTCAAACCGCTGGTGGCTTTGTTGGTGGTTTGGGCGTTTATCTCGTTTACTATGATGGCCTTAAAGCTACCGGAATGCCCAATGTATGGTGTACCGGACCTGGATCCGTCTTTGAGAAGGCCTTCTGGGGTGCGGTATCAACGGCGAAGGCAGTGGCTTCTTATTCACTGGCTAACGCAACCATAGCTGAGATATTTGGAACGGCGGTGCTTCTTATCGGAGTTATGGCCGTGTTGGATGAAAGGAACCTTGGAGCTAAGGCTAACATGGGTCCTCTGTTGGTTGGGTTTGTGGTTCTTACCGTGGGTCTTACCCTTGGTGGTCCCAGCGGATACGCCATCAATCCTGCGCGTGATCTTGGACCAAGACTTTTTGGCGCTCTCGTTGGAACCAAGGGCTTATTTAGCGGTCCATATTGGATAGTGGCACCAATCATAGGACCCCTGATTGGAGGTCCTCTTGGAGTGATTCTTTATGATCTCTTTATCACACCTTTCCTTCCTGAGAAGAAGGAGGGAGAACAGGGAGGCGAGTAA
- a CDS encoding 2-oxoacid:acceptor oxidoreductase subunit alpha: MGKVVFWQGNRAIAMGAIAAGIRFFAGYPITPSSEIAEILSAELPKVGGTFIQMEDEIGSMAAAIGASTAGLKSMTATSGPGFSLKQENLGFAIIAEIPVVVVDVQRGGPSTGTPTKPMQGDFMQARWGTHGGFPLIAISPSTVRECYDFTIEASNLAERFRSPVVILSDEVVGHMRERVELPNESEIKVINRKKPTVPPEKYLPYLADPEDDVPPMAAYGEGYCFHMTGLTHNEWGFPTNDPEKIEAMNLRLLRKFEKGKNLLTRYSTFEVEDAEILIVAFGCVARSAMRAVREARKEGYKVGLFRPIIVWPFPDEPLREIASSVKAVIVPEMNIGLMVREVERAVAGRCPVYSLTRLDSDILTPSQIVEKIKEVA; the protein is encoded by the coding sequence GTGGGTAAGGTTGTCTTCTGGCAAGGAAATCGTGCGATAGCAATGGGTGCGATTGCGGCGGGTATAAGGTTTTTTGCGGGCTATCCTATCACTCCTTCTTCTGAAATAGCTGAGATTCTTTCAGCGGAGCTTCCAAAGGTTGGTGGTACTTTTATTCAGATGGAAGACGAAATAGGAAGCATGGCTGCTGCGATTGGGGCTTCGACCGCGGGCTTGAAGAGCATGACTGCGACGAGTGGACCTGGTTTCTCGTTAAAGCAGGAAAATCTTGGCTTTGCGATAATAGCTGAGATTCCAGTCGTTGTGGTTGATGTTCAGAGAGGCGGGCCTTCCACGGGAACACCAACTAAACCTATGCAGGGAGATTTTATGCAGGCGAGGTGGGGGACTCACGGAGGATTTCCTCTTATAGCTATTTCTCCCTCTACTGTGAGGGAGTGTTATGACTTTACGATAGAGGCATCTAATTTGGCTGAGAGGTTTAGATCTCCCGTTGTTATTTTGAGTGATGAGGTAGTAGGGCATATGAGGGAGAGGGTGGAGCTTCCCAATGAGAGCGAAATAAAAGTAATTAACAGAAAGAAACCGACAGTACCACCTGAGAAATATCTTCCATATCTCGCGGATCCCGAGGACGATGTTCCTCCCATGGCTGCTTATGGAGAGGGTTATTGCTTCCATATGACTGGGTTAACCCACAATGAATGGGGCTTCCCTACTAACGATCCGGAAAAGATAGAGGCTATGAATTTAAGGCTTTTAAGGAAGTTTGAGAAAGGAAAGAATTTGTTAACTCGGTATTCCACGTTCGAGGTAGAGGACGCTGAAATTCTAATTGTGGCTTTTGGATGCGTAGCTCGATCGGCCATGAGGGCGGTTAGGGAAGCTCGTAAGGAGGGATATAAGGTGGGGCTTTTTAGACCCATTATAGTATGGCCCTTCCCAGATGAGCCTTTAAGAGAGATAGCTTCGAGTGTTAAGGCGGTTATAGTCCCAGAAATGAACATAGGCTTAATGGTCAGGGAAGTCGAAAGGGCAGTAGCGGGTAGGTGTCCGGTTTATAGTTTAACGAGGCTTGACAGTGATATACTTACCCCTTCTCAGATAGTCGAAAAGATAAAGGAGGTAGCTTAG
- a CDS encoding nuclear transport factor 2 family protein, giving the protein MILRNKVLIAFLFISVYLCACEEYQEIKTPDTLQKTARIILPAGISLSQIEVRNVDGSVFTPKSDLFEVKVRKKGLSLIGALLPSGSWFLTIATPSDEVVYLSPVETAKTLLFLFPGVFESDPSLARRRLNSMKNASPLSDFISEVSPVDDYLERSEFSSYYISAFMSLPEEVFPSESSLDGKPTSSEPAIVSLPLSGGSLDERSFEFGFPYHFKVEVSLIGSDYLISLQPTGSSLCFCGVFGIEAIPQEILSGGVKNSCINFSITSTLGFFTSKRSFEISGLNEIFTIDSNSPALYLLRLSSGSFDLPFGEGTSSQFDELSFIDDNPSLSEIHFKGFDLNLVNYVVSFLNAFGIDTNGVVESLFNREDDIKLTYEALKNAVLTSPHDPRLNDLYSMLVNLLYLSLPNDGIFSYLGRFFVGAGREIASSIDRYPASWILREMLFGGSFFTPVDTLIISVGRGEAEEAFRSINSLLERLKEGYNSGSKERLDSYLTEDFLFNGMVKDDFFDQLNWRRIESIELLEDNFFLSGGAEAEGDVLVEYESSGGYMHKQIYHMLFGKREGKWLLKGNERIAETHLKFWEVKLLDLSEPSYLLEAWVKEGERFPLKSVKLLLPSGLKIDLTKEEGGDTWVIPEKFAYQNLIKLGNLVYLGSSVSSNLYFKLLLKSREGVVNEVSLVIKDPFTPEELISMERSLSIEGNMLSWQGLTIPEGFYPWEVAYIETGERTELNFYDTAFYFAGSDPPALVLRDVYSKKAVLLDPML; this is encoded by the coding sequence GTGATCTTAAGGAATAAAGTTTTGATTGCTTTTCTTTTTATTTCTGTATATCTATGTGCGTGCGAAGAGTATCAGGAAATTAAAACTCCTGATACTCTCCAAAAAACGGCACGCATAATATTGCCCGCTGGGATTAGCTTGAGTCAGATTGAGGTCAGAAATGTGGATGGTAGCGTCTTTACACCGAAATCGGATCTCTTTGAAGTCAAGGTTAGGAAAAAGGGCTTAAGTTTGATAGGAGCTTTGCTTCCTTCGGGTAGCTGGTTTCTAACGATTGCTACTCCAAGTGATGAAGTGGTTTATCTGAGTCCGGTGGAGACCGCGAAGACCCTGCTTTTTCTCTTTCCTGGCGTCTTTGAGTCTGATCCTAGCCTGGCGAGAAGAAGACTTAACTCTATGAAAAATGCTTCTCCGCTTTCAGATTTCATTTCAGAGGTTTCTCCTGTGGATGATTACCTTGAAAGAAGCGAGTTTTCTTCCTACTATATTAGTGCTTTTATGAGCTTACCTGAAGAAGTTTTTCCTTCAGAAAGCTCACTGGATGGGAAACCCACTTCATCAGAGCCAGCTATTGTCTCTCTTCCTCTCTCTGGGGGATCTCTCGACGAGCGATCTTTTGAATTTGGCTTTCCCTATCACTTTAAGGTGGAGGTTTCACTTATAGGAAGTGATTACCTTATCTCACTTCAGCCCACGGGTAGCTCTTTATGCTTTTGTGGGGTTTTTGGTATAGAGGCCATTCCTCAAGAGATCCTTTCCGGAGGGGTGAAAAACAGCTGTATTAATTTTTCGATAACTTCTACTTTAGGCTTCTTCACTTCAAAGCGATCATTTGAGATCTCAGGGCTTAATGAGATTTTCACCATCGATTCTAATTCGCCCGCTCTCTATCTTCTGAGATTATCTTCAGGATCCTTTGATCTTCCCTTTGGAGAGGGAACATCTTCTCAATTTGATGAGCTTTCCTTCATTGATGATAATCCTTCGCTTTCTGAAATCCACTTTAAGGGTTTTGATCTGAATCTCGTTAATTACGTCGTTTCCTTCTTGAACGCTTTTGGGATCGATACAAATGGCGTTGTGGAAAGCCTCTTTAATAGGGAGGACGATATAAAGCTAACCTATGAAGCTTTGAAAAATGCTGTTCTAACTTCTCCTCACGATCCGCGGTTAAATGACCTTTATTCCATGCTTGTTAATCTTCTTTATCTTTCTCTCCCCAATGATGGTATCTTTTCATATCTTGGGAGGTTTTTTGTAGGAGCGGGCAGGGAAATAGCATCGAGTATAGATCGTTATCCTGCAAGTTGGATACTGAGAGAGATGCTCTTCGGAGGAAGCTTCTTTACTCCTGTTGATACTTTGATAATTTCGGTTGGAAGAGGTGAGGCCGAAGAGGCTTTTAGGAGCATAAACTCCCTTCTTGAGAGGCTTAAGGAAGGTTATAACTCTGGGAGCAAGGAGAGATTGGATTCTTATCTCACGGAGGATTTTCTATTTAATGGCATGGTTAAGGATGACTTCTTTGATCAACTCAATTGGAGAAGGATAGAAAGTATTGAGCTTTTAGAGGATAATTTTTTCCTTTCCGGTGGTGCTGAAGCGGAGGGCGATGTCCTTGTAGAGTATGAAAGCTCTGGGGGGTATATGCATAAGCAGATATACCATATGCTTTTTGGCAAGAGAGAAGGGAAATGGCTACTTAAGGGAAATGAAAGAATAGCAGAGACTCATTTGAAGTTTTGGGAAGTTAAGCTCTTGGATTTGAGCGAACCATCTTATCTCCTTGAGGCATGGGTTAAGGAAGGAGAGAGATTTCCGCTTAAGAGCGTTAAACTTCTTTTACCAAGCGGGCTCAAAATTGACTTGACAAAGGAGGAAGGAGGTGATACCTGGGTTATTCCTGAAAAATTTGCTTATCAAAACTTGATCAAGCTGGGGAATCTGGTTTATCTTGGCTCCTCAGTTAGCTCTAACTTGTATTTTAAGCTCCTTCTTAAAAGCCGTGAGGGTGTGGTAAATGAGGTAAGCCTTGTCATTAAGGATCCTTTTACTCCTGAAGAGCTCATTTCAATGGAGCGCTCTTTGAGCATTGAGGGGAATATGCTTTCTTGGCAGGGCCTTACCATTCCTGAGGGATTTTATCCTTGGGAAGTGGCTTACATTGAAACGGGGGAGAGGACAGAGCTTAATTTCTATGATACTGCTTTCTATTTTGCGGGGAGTGATCCTCCTGCTTTGGTTTTGCGCGATGTATACAGCAAAAAAGCTGTGTTATTGGATCCGATGCTATAA